One Setaria viridis chromosome 3, Setaria_viridis_v4.0, whole genome shotgun sequence DNA window includes the following coding sequences:
- the LOC117850075 gene encoding xylan O-acetyltransferase 5 has translation MRIPRRKGGAGPLAVGVPSRRAQVAAVFALAALLGVSVLYDSAHIAASLRRHGGGPRAYAKLSSDDAAAVSSAAREEAAAAAVEAASARAPPAKGAESAPVEGTDRPEPPPHQQQAEKAEVEAVAKPGATAGSSLQDAPLIEEVVQSGGAAQGGGSAQEERQEGTCDLYKGHWVYDETRAPIYKESGCSFLTEQVTCMRNGRRDDDYQKWRWQPDGCDLPRFDAKLLLEKLRNKRLMFVGDSLNRNQWESMVCLVQAEAPWDKKSLVKNGSLNVFHLQEYNATVEFYWAPFLVESNSDDPDIHSISDRMIKPTSIAKHAANWEGVDYLIFNTYIWWMNTPQMKTVHGGSFSRKHVKYDEVERVIAYRKVLKTWSRWVETHIDPKRTTVLFMSVSPVHMQSEGWGSPNAVKCFSETQPAINYTKKLEVGTDWDLFATAQRVTRSMKKVPVHFINITALSEIRKDAHTSVHTLRQGKLLTAEQKANPRKFADCIHWCLPGVPDTWNEFVYGHIMSSPPQLQMPEDQPHR, from the exons ATGCGGATCCCGCGGCGGAAGGGCGGGGCGGGGCCGCTCGCGGTCGGGGTGCCCAGCAGGCGGGCGCAGGTGGCCGCGGTCTtcgcgctcgccgcgctgctGGGGGTATCCGTGCTCTACGACAGCGCGCACATCGCCGCCTCGCTGcggaggcacggcggcggcccgaGGGCGTACGCCAAGCTCTCCtccgacgacgccgccgccgtctccagcGCCGCGAGG gaggaggcggcggcggcggccgtggaggcggcaagcgcgcgcgcgccgcccgcgaaGGGAGCGGAGTCGGCGCCGGTGGAGGGCACGGATCGGCCCGAACCGCCCCCGCACCAGCAGCAGGCGGAGAAGGCGGAGGTTGAGGCGGTGGCTAAGCCCGGAGCGACGGCGGGGAGCTCGCTGCAGGACGCGCCGCTGATCGAGGAGGTGGTGCAATCAGGCGGAGCGGCCCAGGGCGGCGGCTCCGCGCAGGAGGAGCGGCAGGAAGGGACGTGCGACCTGTACAAGGGCCACTGGGTGTACGACGAGACCCGCGCGCCGATTTACAAGGAGTCCGGCTGCAGCTTCCTCACGGAGCAGGTCACCTGCATGCGCAACGGCCGCCGCGACGACGACTACCAGAAGTGGCGCTGGCAGCCCGACGGCTGCGACCTCCCCAG ATTTGATGCTAAGTTGCTTCTGGAGAAGCTAAGGAACAAAAGATTGATGTTTGTGGGGGATTCTCTGAATCGGAACCAGTGGGAGTCCATGGTGTGCCTGGTCCAGGCAGAGGCTCCATGGGACAAAAAGTCACTTGTTAAGAATGGTTCTCTGAATGTGTTCCATCTTCAG GAATACAATGCAACAGTTGAGTTCTACTGGGCTCCTTTCCTAGTTGAGTCAAACTCAGATGATCCAGACATTCATAGCATCAGTGACCGCATGATCAAGCCAACATCAATCGCGAAGCATGCAGCAAACTGGGAAGGGGTGGACTACTTGATCTTCAACACTTACATTTGGTGGATGAACACACCACAGATGAAAACAGT GCATGGTGGATCTTTTTCAAGGAAGCATGTTAAGTATGATGAAGTAGAACGTGTCATTGCATACCGAAAGGTCCTCAAGACATGGTCTAGATGGGTAGAAACGCACATAGATCCTAAGAGAACAACAGTCTTATTCATGAGCGTGTCACCTGTACATATGCA GAGTGAAGGTTGGGGCAGCCCTAATGCCGTAAAATGCTTCTCTGAGACACAGCCAGCAATCAATTACACGAAAAAACTGGAGGTGGGCACGGACTGGGATCTCTTTGCGACCGCACAGCGCGTGACTAGGTCGATGAAGAAAGTGCCGGTGCACTTCATCAACATAACTGCGCTGTCGGAGATCCGCAAGGACGCGCACACCTCTGTACACACGCTGCGTCAGGGGAAGCTGCTTACGGCGGAGCAGAAGGCGAACCCGAGGAAGTTCGCGGACTGCATCCACTGGTGCCTCCCTGGCGTGCCAGACACATGGAACGAGTTTGTGTATGGGCACATCATGTCGAGCCCACCGCAGCTCCAGATGCCCGAGGATCAACCTCACAGATGA